The Topomyia yanbarensis strain Yona2022 chromosome 3, ASM3024719v1, whole genome shotgun sequence nucleotide sequence ttGAGCGGTACTAGAATTATTTGTTATGATATTTTCGGACATACAAACTGTCATTTGGTAAATTCTAAACATTTACTGATTTTCGACGTAATCCGGAAACTCTTTTACGGCAAATCAATACCTTCTCTCGACAAGTTGTCTTTAATCCAGTCAATAAAAACTGACACGTTGACGTACACTCCCGGAACACCGTCCTCTCCGCACCCCAATCCCCAGGCAACTATTCCGGCCTGTACGAATTCTCCGTTCGCCTTAGCGCACGCTAGCGGGGATCCTCCGTCACCTTTGCACACATCAACGCCTGGTTCGCCACCGGCACAGAGGAAACTCGAGTGTAGCGGGAAGAACGGTCCAAGTCGGGTATTTTTCAGCATTTCATTGCACTGCCGGTGACCGACAATGGGTAGTTCTACCTTCTTCATCACTTCGGCATACTTTCCAAGCTCGTTGAATTCTTTCTTACCCCAACCGGAAGTTACGCAGTTGACGTCGTCAAATGACTCATTCGGCTCCGGCAGGCAGATCGGCCGAATGTGCACGTTCAGCTTAGCTCGCTCTTCCAGTATTAGTAGAGCCAAGTCGTTGTGGAACTTCTTCTTGTGATATGACTCATGGGTGATGATTTTTTGAACATTCAAACTCTAAAATTATTAATATCTGATTACAAGAAATTCCCCTAAATAAACACTGTTCAAACTCACCTCATGTTTCAGAGGCTCATTTTCTGTGATCGTATCCCACTCGCCTAAACGTACTATCAACTCGCCCGGTTCGTTGAAGTTCTGCAAACAGTGCGCTGCCGTTAGGACCACCAGAGGATGGATCAGTGATCCACCACAGAAATAGACCTGTTTCTTTTCGCCCAGAAGTTCCGAATTGTGCAAAAGGGCCGCCATCCAGGGGAATTCAGCAAACTGAGCAACGGTGGAATCCTCTACGTGGTAAACATAACCCCGTGGATTACCTAGACCACATGTAGGCTGTGGTATTTCCAATCCGACCGTATCTTCTGCAGTTGGCACCACTCTTGGCCCGTCCTTGCGTGGTGATAGGGAACAGCATTTCATGAGAAATTCCTCACAGCCGTCGTCCTCTGCGTCTTGCTGATGGCTGCGAATAAGGTAATTAACCGGGTAAGAAATGTACAAGGTAAAACACATTTTAGGACTTACTCGACTGAAATGAGTTCGTCCGGATCTTCTCCCGCTAGCATTCTGCGAACAGAGCAAGAGTGTTCAGTTAGCTACACATGTGACTATAATTGAACCAAATTACCTCGTTTCAATGATATTTTCACCTTCTCTTACAATTGTGTTGTTGACACATAGATATATTTCAACACAGTATCCACCGGGGCATGCCTACGGGAGAATTCAATAAATTTGCGGGAAGGATTAGGCAACATGTATTGATGATGATTATTGAGGTTATAAACTAAAGTATCCAGTGTTATAGGTAATATCTGCAACAAAGAGcggtaattgtctagtttagagaCTTTATGTTTAGAGGTCCATTtttaatgcggttttttgctaaaatggtgtattttaaccccaataaaccgaatccgagagcggaaatgtaaaatttattaccaaagtttgataaattgaaaaaataagttgtgcttaataacgcTCATGACAATGACATACTACCATAGCAAGTAAGCTTATGGAGCGGAGCtggtgtgatgcggctttgccgcatagtcgAGGCCAAGACGAGACGTACGAGACGATGACTAACTCCGGCGGAATAGTAAGCAAACCCCCTGATCccttcgtttgcccggtttactcaaacataggggctatagctagtctaaagccgactgagcggtagcgaagtcggacagcgcgccaaaaagcgatgtggcgtagccacattcgtcaaccattttgttattttgtataAATGTGAGGTTATGTTTAATCATATTTGGTTTAAATCGCGAAAAATGTCGGACGATCCAAGTGCGTGTAGCGCGTGCCAAGTTACTGCAGATAAACTATTTGTAATGGGCAAAGACgagataatgaaatttttgtaCGAACATGGTACATTTCTCGGTTGGGTATTCAAAAGGTCGTAAGcgacaaaagtaaacaaactgagttatcTCCATCATGCCACTCTTTTCTAACATAACTATCGTAGCACATGAACCGTATTCTCTAAAAACGGGTTTTAGATTgattataaaataaattaaaaaacgtCGTACACATTTTCTTTATCACATTTTTCCAAATAATGGTTACGTCCTTTTTGTTTCACAAGGTCGTATGTACATCTAAATTGGATTCGCAGAATTGCGGAGATACGCGCATAGCAAAAGGACGCAAGTAACATTTATTTAGCAATGCTTGCATCTGCACTTACGTTTGCAGTAAAAGGACCTaagtaaaacattttttcagtaattCTGTAAATTCACATTCGACTTTGAAAATGAGAATCCGATAATTTTTAACCCAAATGAAGTTTCGGTACGGTTCGGCCAGAACATTAATATGTACAATGTTATTAAGTCTTGATGCGATTGTATCGAGGAAGACGTACAAACTCCTATATCTCCCATTATCCGAAATCATCTGACGCTCAAACCCATGTTCGACAAGATACCTAACAGCATATACCGTTAACGGCCAACACTATCTACGAAGCGCTCAAGTGTTTTGCGTTTGATGTGCTCCCGTAGGGAACGGTTCACTTTATAATGAGCCCCAGTGGATGTATTCTCAAGCTGATGGAAGGTCAATAAGGAAAGATGGAGCGCCACAGGTATTCCTGTGCTTCACTTACATCTTCACGTTATCAGCGGACGCCAACGGTGTTGACCTCCAAAAACAAAACGTTTTTGCAACTACTAATCAATTATATAACTGCTAatacgaaataataaaaaatacttgcCTGTTTTATTTCACTTGGACATCTACTATGCTAATCGAAATCCCTTGTCACCAGATTGAGCAGTTTCAGTTGTTCTTCGGTGCATTGGCACAAAGTTCATCCATCAATTTGTAACTGTCGACGGTAATGAGTACTTTATTATTACACCATTGTACACTGTAATAGTGTTAAAACTTACCATACTATCCAATGAGAAAAGCCTTCTGCAATGTAAAATCGCTGCAGTCAAAAACTcgcataatcgaaaaaaaacttctatGTCGTATcggcaaaattaaataaatacaaaaaaacgTACTTCCGACGTTTTGCTAATGTTTACATCGCGCGTATGAGTAAAAAGAGAGGGGAAAAAGAATATTGACATTTCACATTCACATTCTTCTTAATAAAGTCGATGAAACATCTCAAGCGCTCTTTCGGGGAGTAGTTGAACTGTGAACTAGTGTTGGCAGAATTAATTCGACTTCAAAcgttatttcattttaattacacattaaattaaatttttcaatagaCCTATGGGATCTATTGAACAGAAATCAGTCCTAAGCGCTACGACGTATGTGAAATATTCACAAGAAAAAGGACGTATCGTAAGTTAAAAAGATGTCGTATTGACAGCAAAAGGTCGTATTGTCAAATTTTGCTTAAAACTCGTAGTAAACGCTATAATTTCCTTTCAACCGCATTATACAACTAAAGTacatgaataaataaaacattaaaaagGTTTATCATCATATAAAACAGTTTTGTTTCTAAATAGGATCTAAAAGTTTGCTCGCAAAATTAAAAACTCATATTTCTCCGTTTGAGAAAAATGTCAATACGGCTTTTTGAAAACCCAACCTAGAAATGTACCATGTTCGtacaaaaatttcattatctcGTCTTTGCCCATTACAAATAGTTTATCTGCAGTAACTTGGCACGCGCTACACGCACTTGGATCGTCCGACATTTTTCGCGATTTAAACCAAATATGATTAAACATAACCTCACATTtatacaaaataacaaaatggttgacgaatgtggctacgccacatcgctttttggcgcactgtccgacttcgctaccgctcagtcggctttaaactagatatagcccctatgtttgagtaaaccgggcaaacgaaggGATCAGGGGGTTTGCTTACTATTCCGCCGGGGTTAGTCATCGTCTtgtccggcggatcctcagcggctttgcgccgcttcggatccttggcctcgactatgcggcaaagccgcatcacaccaGCTCCGCTCCATAAGCTTAGCTATGGCAGTATGTCATTGTTATGAgcgttattaagcacaacttattttttcaatttatcaaactttggtaataaattttacatttccgctctcggattcggtttattgaggttaaaatacaccattttagcAAGAAACCGCATTAAAAATGGACCTCTAAACATAAAGtctctaaactagacaattacccAAAGAGCTAACAGACCTTAGTTCAAAACAGTAGCCATCGATTTCTAATGTTGCCGAGTCCGCAGTTCAATGCAGGAGCTGGAACCAATATTGAAGATGGAAATGGAGCTTAAACTTACAGAAGTGACTTTCACTTAGTTCCATCATATGCATAACAACGTCATTGAGTGTAAAAACTTTAGAGTCAAGACGATCTGTCATCACATATTTACGATGAGTTGCTAAATCTTTTCACAGAGGTATTCCCAACGTACTTGGATCGTAAGAATACGAGATAGTCCTTCTCATCTGACACTACAATATTGAATATGATGAGTTATTAATTCCCCCGAATCAAGGAtatcagtctaccttctcatctcggcTAGACAAGAAGCTAAAATCCACTCCGCTTACACAATGCAAACGAACAGACCCTACCTATTCTATAAACTATAGAAACAACGAAGAACTTTCCTGCTTCCAGATCGTATCAATCACTCCTAGTGATCGGTTGAGtttacactgaagtcttttttatgcggttttttatgcgacttttctatgcggattttcaaagttatgcggttttttatgcggattttcaaagttatgcgattctttttatgcagcttccttttaatttctagggcatcacctgaagcgacttttatcgaaagatagatcctcgtgaatgcacatgcttaaacaaaagacataaaattttcatatttttattttaggttataaattactagtatttgggttaaggatatgagaagcattcttgatgcagtgaaaataaaaacagaaaatgactttttacctttcttataataaaacttatgcaatcggtcggaatttcgactttttaacccgccgagccgaatctcttataccattcgactcagttcggcgagatcggaaaagtctctgagcgtgtattttttttacttggttATAAAATTTTTACGCCGACTcggcacacgttcagtagttagacaCCATACCACCgattcagtggcgtagtagcgggaggttttggggacgaaacccccccctccgaaatattttggagaattttgaaaaaaatgttaaacaaaaatatgcctaaaattttaaatgaaatgaaagtttcatttgcaaaagttatcttgtgaaaatatttccttgtagtgaaaattggctgcagactcgacacctacctgacgGCACGTTGTgaaggctagctcaaccgccgaggactataacaagtagatcgcggcgaagcgaggagctgggagcttattggtccacgaaacggatatcggtaccgagagaaatttcgccaaattctgtagtccttgactgacggcgaacatggaattgagagtgtgagagaagtatccccagagagaccaccaggcgattctgcagcacgaagaaggacgggccgcaagctactaaagtggaagacgaaagcctttaacgaaaacctctttattgagttacttcggcgaacaacggaatcaagtacgttgatgcggcaagaaggattgtgacggcttgtgacgttacaatgtcacgaaaactagggcaatgcagtagacggcgtgcagattacgggttaaatgagtaactcagtatgctatacgctgcttgtcttggatccagaaggcgggctcagagcgcaagatcggagagtgagagaggagcgcaagcgacgtatctagaaggtagggactctttaaaacaggagatcaagcttagcaagccaattgccataagtagctgtgctgagaaataaacgccagtccctgggggacgcgtactgagtcgtcatgacgaagacgagggtctgCGACATCAGCTGAAATATACCCGGGAAAATTAAAGATattcgttgagggtctcttcccgaatcacgattcaactacctggtcaccgacaccgtacgacgaagaagaaggaggtgacacagccgagtggtaagtgactaacgacgagctcaaagaagcgtcgatgtgactaaaatcaaagaaagcccccggtccggatggaataccaaccgtggcgctgaaagctgcgatggtaatccccgaaatgaggaaggagcagaaactgatgttgctgcctaagtcagggaagtcaccgggccatccaacctcgaatagaccaatgccgcagcgtggcataaaagaatgagccagatcctgaagctACTTctagagtagagcactgctgtaccagacgaacaaacgggcaataggcaatgcgagacacagcgggcgttcctcggggctccattctctgtccaacactttggaattagatgtacgatggggtcttaacactgcggcttcccaggaaagtgaaaatcgttggtttcgtggacgatgtgttactaacggtgagacacttgaagaaatgaaggtgtcggtgacggagacaatgaaaccgcgaaaagctgaacaggacgcttcgactgctggtcgtacgagttgtgattgtgtaccggaggcagtatgcgttgtcgccgagatgatccccatctacattaccctgacggaggatatcaagtgttACAAACAATAAaacgccagaaacgtgaggaagatgatgagaatcgattcgatggtgacgtggcagcaggaatgtgacaatacggagaaaggaaagtggacctaccggctcatgcaaacctgtcgacgtggaccaatagaaagcacggagagataaccttccacctgaaacagctcctaccgaacCTCGGCTGCTTacggagtatcttcatcggtgtgggtacgcaacgtcaacattGTCCTTGGAGTGTGAggtcgtcgaggagacaccggagcgtctttaaatgtccgaggtttgaagtctttgaatgtccgaggagagtctttgaatgtccgaggagagtcttcgatattgggagaactttgttcgccagggaactctccgttagcataagctagattcaccgctggggactaggctgagtagacagcgacgagacaccactagtcgcgggtcatcggcgcaccactgcaccggacaccctgcttcaacagaatcgccgaactgacctcggcacctagctgattagctcgatctcgggagaacttttctcgccggggaattctctgccggagtaggtcaggtccatcgtcggagactagaccgagttgttcgcgaacaagtcgaggagctgaatggatcatcaaggaagtagtgctaaatggcccaagaagaggactaaagggcttaaaggagttgcggtgctaaatggcaccggtaaCGAAGcctgggacctctccgtcagcgtacagtcagattcaccgccgggaacgagaccgcgtagatcgcgacgatacaccaccagccgcgccggggctccagcaaaccggatgccctactctaccggaatcgtcgaactgaccgcagcacctggctggttggctcgctttcgaacttctctcgccggggaacttttcgtcggagtaggttagatctatcgtcggggactagaccgagtagttcgcgaaccagtcggaagctcaacgaagaagtggtactgaattgcacaagggaactgaagggctaagtaaattagacagtctgaagattgccgcccagattgtcctcgtaggggaagagcattaattctatacAAACAGCTAGCTTtgctaccttgactacccaaacccgttccctgagttgttggttttgaacatttttttcctgctcagaatgtttttgaacattttttcatatatattcaaaaaaatttcatatcccttcccccgaaaaattttcttactacgccactgcaccgatttcgtccatcgtgtgccagaatgagggactctgaacagagaagatgactctgaaccctattcctctaaactccaccaagaagtccgacatttgcctgatcccccggatttcatttgaaatgactactttggggggaggcgtgctaatgcacttcacttgattccaggtctagctggtcgtgctagatttcgcttgtctcgtaaccgccatatcagtcctgcacggcatgatattctacatgccttcCTCTCTACGGTGACCAGTTGGATGTCGTGGTCGatctggcgattccggttggagggtggtttccggttcactggttcCCCAACGACCAGGGtctgtcgcgttcggtgctactcggcgcagttcccgacggtggagcaagactacctcggcggagagttccccgacgaaagaatgtctcctgcaaccgttgacggacacgttattcttccttagattcagtccggcagaatgccaaggtcagtccagcgattcccggtggaggattgcgtccggttcactggcgccccgatgattcaagccggcgattcgctacggactactcggaatagttcccgacggtggatctttcctacttcgacgaagagttccccggcagcggaagatcttccgaaaccgatactacccgggcagatgccaAGGTCGGTCCTGtgattctgggtggagggtgacttccagttgacaggcgccccgacgagcatctgccggagttacttcccgatctattcgaactagtccctggcggtgggcctagtctactccgacggagaaatttcccgacgttgaaatttctctcgaaatcgttatctcgatgctggtcggttaggtgccgaggtcagacttgcgattccggggagtcacggttccgacagcataagtcattaagtgacgcttacgcttgtctggacatgccgcagactcaggtgattcgcgtttaatgccaaaagatcctgactccttcGTTGCAGAAGtaaaagagttaagtagccgggaaactctaagcttgctcgtATGACCCTACTTCACGCTTttctctaaactttcttacttcaaatccttgctcttccttgagtactatggctcttagtattgaaaaatatttcacacattatgtgtttttttatgcggatcttcaaaattatgcagtttttttatgcggattttcaaagttatgcggttttttatgcggttttttaaagttatgcggtttttttatgcggattttttttatgcggtacatatcccccgcataaaaaaaacttcagtgtgcATCGAAATTTGTTAATTGAAACTCTCAACACTTCACCGAACTAGCATCAGCCGAAAGTCTCCAGCCAGCAAATAATCCGgcaaaataatgccaatcatcGTCGAAAAAAATTCGGTGTGTAGAGCGAACGTAATGCACCATATTGGAGATTTCGCCGACCCAGCTCTTACCAGGCTCCGGATCGCAAGGACTATGAATTAGGGTttccctgtttggtgggttTTTACCATCGGAACAGGTGGTCCGTAGAGTAactcttagccggttgaaacaaccactaccgacactacacggcttatctaggctgctcggagaaagaagctgacattgaaggacagcttccatagatggccgagCAACCACAGCAGAAGTCCTATTAAAAGGTTCGCGCAAAGATTGTTCTACCAATCGCCGTATACAGAGACGCTAATGGACAACCAGAAACGCGCGCGACCGACGACAGATTCTCAGTATCGAATCTACTTGAGAGGAATAATAAAGCCGCCGACAATGATCAACTGCCATGTGAGTAGTGTAAAACGAAGAAAAGGTATTGGGATTTGAGAGGAGGAGATTATCCGGAGGATTGGATGAAGGTTGTCCAATCTGCAAAAAAAGCTGATAAGGTGAATTACTGCAACTACAGATTGCTACGTGTACGACAAACTTTTAAATCTAAAGTAACAAGtaacttttgaattttttacagaaTCTAAGCAACCGACTGCCCAGAGCAGCTAATATATGATAAAACAATTGGCAGTCTTACTAGCAAACTTTCCCATTCCGTGAAATATGTGGAAATGCCGAGGAATCGCTAACAGCAACATGGAATGCACTAACGTTCCTTCCTGCCCCGTAGCAAATCTGTATTCGAACGTGGCTGGTGTCAATATTGATAACCATGCTGGAATCCATACACATTGCATAATGTGAAATATCAATCATGTTACACCCAGTTGTATTGTCTAAAAAGATCTGAATTAGTCTTTTTTAGTTATGGATTAGTAACCGCGGCTGATCTTATTTATCTATTGAATTCCTTGGCGTAATGGCAGGGCAATCTGTTGATCCACCACATAAATCGCTGTGCATGGTTTAGGTTtctccaagaacatggccataaggagcaccttcttccagcaccgcCTTCTGCACCgatacacctggagatcaccgcaacAAACAGATATACAAATTGATCATGTTCTGATTGATGGACGGCCCTTCTCGGACATTATCGACGTAAGGACCTATCGGGATGCTAACATCGACTCGGACCACTATATGGTGATGGTTAAACTGcgtccaaaactatccgtagtgAACAGTGTAAGATACCGGCGCCCGCCGCGGTGTAACTTGGACCGACTGAGAGAAACCAACGTCGCGACAACGTACGCGTAGCATCTTGAAGAATgacgagaagaatgcagcacgcgcagcgatgttgcttcaagccactCGTCAGAACGTGGAGTCATATCGACGGAAGCAAAAACAGCAGACTCGTCTTTTCCAGGACAAAACGCGTCGCCTGGAAGAGTCTGAGAGAGAGAGGAGATGGAGCTGCTGTATCGCTCTCAAGAAACGCGGGCGTTCttcaagaagctgaatgactcacaacggttttgtgccgcgggccgaaatatgtagagacaaggaaggtggcatctttacggacgaacgtgaggtggtcgaaaggtgggggcagtactacaatgaacatctgaatggtgcgcaggcggacaatcgggcgttcgaggaggacgattatgtcagtgtcgcagccgacgggaatgtaccggcgcccactatgaatgaggttaacgaagctattcaacagctcaagagcaacaaggcagctggtaaggatggtctaggagcggaactcttcaagttgggtccggagaaactgacggaaagcatgcaccgaataatcgaaagaatctgggacagagaacagctaccggaggagtggaaggaaggggtcatcaccccgatatacaagaaaggcgacaaattggactgtgaaaactacagagcgatcacaatgacaaatgccgcttacaaagtgctatTCCAGATTCAGTTCCGGCACCtatcaccgctggtaaatggatttgtcgggagttatcaggccggtttcatcaacggcagaCCAACGAACGACCAAATCTTTTCTATACGGtaaatcctccaaaaatgccttgaataccaggtcccgacacatcacctgttcatcgactttaaagccgcatatgacacggtggaccgtgtagagctatggaaaatgatggacgagaacggcttccctgggaagctgacaagactgattaaggctacgatggatgctataaggtgttgtgtcaaaatttcgggcggcctctcgggtccgtttgaaacacgcaggggactaagacaaggcgatgAGTTGTCCTGGCTgttgttcaatatagcgctggaaggtgtaatgcgaggagcggggcacgattttcacgaggtccggacagtt carries:
- the LOC131689147 gene encoding inactive CLIP domain-containing serine protease A28-like — its product is MKRTVSGILLLALSIWGSFAEEVSSEDLPEDIVACPGGYCVEIYLCVNNTIVREGENIIETRMLAGEDPDELISVDHQQDAEDDGCEEFLMKCCSLSPRKDGPRVVPTAEDTVGLEIPQPTCGLGNPRGYVYHVEDSTVAQFAEFPWMAALLHNSELLGEKKQVYFCGGSLIHPLVVLTAAHCLQNFNEPGELIVRLGEWDTITENEPLKHESLNVQKIITHESYHKKKFHNDLALLILEERAKLNVHIRPICLPEPNESFDDVNCVTSGWGKKEFNELGKYAEVMKKVELPIVGHRQCNEMLKNTRLGPFFPLHSSFLCAGGEPGVDVCKGDGGSPLACAKANGEFVQAGIVAWGLGCGEDGVPGVYVNVSVFIDWIKDNLSREGTSADALDDFSAYVLRTCSCARKPHCTHCIDMESRRCAFACGCSRPICSRRL